From the Leptolyngbya sp. CCY15150 genome, the window CCAGGGTTAATCCTGTGCCCTGTAGGAGTGGCACGGTGACATAGAGTTTGCCCGTTTGCTCCAGGGAGGGTTGATCGTTGCGCTGGGCTTCTAGCACCTGTAGCCAAAAGCGTACGGACTGGCTGCGGGTCATGCGGGGTTCATCGGCAATTCTTCCCCAGACCTGCACGGCCTGTTGAGGATGGTCGGCAGTCACCCAATGGCTAATATCGGCGGTTTGTGGCGTCGGTATCCGCCAATAAAAATACCCAAACCCCAGCAGGGCAATGAGTCCTGCACAGGCCCAGACTTGTACACGGGGGCCCGTTCGCCACCAGCGGGGTAAGAGCGCCACCGCGGCCAAACTCAGGACGAGAATGGCGATCGCCCCCCTGGGCACCCCCAGCCATGATCCAGCTATCCCACTCAAAAGCAGTCCGACCAAATAGGCCAGACATAAGACAACACTGTTTCGCATAGTTCCCTAATCAATGCACCCGTCGCTGCTGTCCAACAGGTCTGCGCGCAACGGGTGGTCTTGACTAGGGAAGCGAGAGGAAACCTCGTCTAGCTCTAGATCTTGTCTAGATGGATAGCCCTAGCTTGAGCCCCAGCGCGGCGTGCAGAACCATGAGACAGAGTGCAGCACTGCCTAAATAGGCATGGGCCGATCGCAGCCCAGGTTTATTCTTCCCAAAGCCCGTGGCAGCGATCGCACCATTGGTCACCAAGAGCAAAATCACCACGGATCCTGTCCAAAAGTGAGGGCTTTCGAGAATCGGCTGCTGCTGCATCACGAGGGATAAGATGCCGCCGGTGTAGCCCAGGATGATAAACAGCGTCATCAAGGGGGCAACTTTGGCATGGCCATCTAAGCTTTTGACTTTTTCTTCCCCATCCTCCAGCGATCGCCCTCGCCAGCCGGAGAGACCCACAGCGCTACCCATGGCAATCACCACAATGCCCATCATCAAAGGGTGTCCCCAATGCACAATCGGCTCTGGGGTACCCAAGCTGCGAAACCAAGCCGCGATCGGCTCTAGTAGTTGACTCAAACTCTCTGACATCGTGTGTTCCTCGTTGGATTCGGCAGTCTTAACGGTTCGTTACCGATTATTCTACCGATCTCCACTGATGGGGGGCTAAATCATGGCTAGCTTGTCGATAGAAGGGCGATCGCCCCTGGCGTAGAGGTGTGTTAGGGGGCGATCGCTGGCTGAGCTGTCTCGGCTAGCAACGGAAATCCCATCGCCTCTCGTTGCTTTAGATAGAGATGGGCCACCTTCCTAGCCAAGGTGCGCACGCGGGCAATGTAGCGGGTGCGCTCGGTGACGGAAATCACCCCTCGGGCATCCAGTAAGTTGAAGGTGTGGGAGCATTTCAAAACTTGGTCGTAGGCTGGCAACACCAGGCCCTGCTCCATCAGCCGTTCTGCTTCCTGTTCGTAAATGCCAAACAGGGTAAACAGGGTCTTGGGATCCGATGCCTCAAAGTTATAGGTAGAGCTTTCTATTTCTGATTGCAAAAACACATCGCCGTAGGTGACTTGGTCATTCCACTGGATGTTGAAGATGGCATCCACGTTTTGTAAGTACATGGTCAGCCGCTCCAGCCCGTAGGTGATTTCAATGGACA encodes:
- a CDS encoding DUF4079 domain-containing protein; amino-acid sequence: MSESLSQLLEPIAAWFRSLGTPEPIVHWGHPLMMGIVVIAMGSAVGLSGWRGRSLEDGEEKVKSLDGHAKVAPLMTLFIILGYTGGILSLVMQQQPILESPHFWTGSVVILLLVTNGAIAATGFGKNKPGLRSAHAYLGSAALCLMVLHAALGLKLGLSI